A single window of Chloroflexota bacterium DNA harbors:
- a CDS encoding toxin HicA: MRRNPRNVRFDDLRKVCDHYFGEPRQRGSHLIYRMPWQGRPLVNIQPVRGMAKPYQVRQALKAIDRLEEMHA; the protein is encoded by the coding sequence ATGCGGCGCAACCCTCGGAATGTCAGGTTCGACGATCTCAGAAAGGTCTGCGACCATTACTTCGGAGAGCCGAGGCAGAGAGGCAGCCATCTCATCTATAGAATGCCCTGGCAGGGCAGGCCACTGGTGAATATCCAGCCAGTTCGAGGCATGGCTAAGCCGTACCAAGTCCGTCAGGCGCTCAAAGCAATCGACAGATTGGAGGAAATGCATGCCTGA